DNA sequence from the Prochlorothrix hollandica PCC 9006 = CALU 1027 genome:
ATTCTTACGTGGGTCACTGGGCGAAATTTAGATTTTTAGAGGTGCCCACCATCCTTTATAAAATAAGGGGTATCAACTTAAGCCGGGACAGTGGGACACGGAGCGCCCCACTGTCCCGTTAATCTTGTCCCGCTTCAAGCGAGAACCCAAATACAAGGTCGGTAAAGGCCGAGATAATGCCAAGTTCTACGATCTAAGTATTTGCTATTGGGGAAATTCTCTGCTAATTATGACCAAGTCTACCTATGACTTGATCCAAGTCGGCAGACCCTAGACAATTCAGCTCCCTGAGGGGAACCTGAAGACCCCCAACCTGCGGGGTTGACGACCAAAATCTCTCTTTACAACACACTCGTTGGCTGCTGGGGAAGTGGGCTGTGCGAATCCCTCTGGATTACTATCGAATACTGGGCTTACCAATCCAGGCAACATCAGATCAGCTACAGCAGGCGCATCGAGACCGTGTGCTGCAACTGCCCCGTCGGGAATATTCTGGGCTAGCCATTAGTGCAAGGCGAGAACTTTTAGACGAAGCCTACAACACCTTGGCCCAGCCCCAGCTCCGCCAGGAGTATGACTCCAAGTTTGTGCGATCCGATGGTGGACGGATGGAGGGCAGTCGCCAGGGGGAGCGGAGCCAGCCCGGTCCCCACATTGATATTGAGGAATCCCAGGCGGTGGGGGCGCTGCTGCTATTCCAAGAACTGGGGGAATATGAACTGGTGCTGCAACTGGGTACCCCCCTCCTGACCCGATCGGCCCAACGTCACCAGGGCAGCGACGGGGAGATGATTTACGCCGACACCTCCCTGACCGTGGCCCTGGCTTACCTGGAGTTAGGGCGAGAATACTGGCACCAAGGCCACTATGAAAGCGCCGCCAACGCCCTGGAATCCGGTCAGGATCTCCTGATGCGGGAAGGTCTATTTACGACAGTCCGGGGGGAAATCAAAGGGGATCTCTATAAGCTGCGGCCCTATCGCGTCTTGGAACTGGTGGCCTTGCCGGACGAGAATCAGGTGGAACGGCGCAAAGGCATCCAGATTCTTCGGGACATGATCCAGGAACGGGGGGGCATTGATGGCAACGGCGATGATCAGTCGGGGCTGACCATTGATGACTTTTTGCGCTTTGTCCAACAGTTACGGGATTACCTAACCACAGAGGAGCAGCAAGCTTTATTTGAAGCGGAAGCCCGTCGCCCCTCGGCGGTGGCCACCTATCTTTGTGTCTATGCCCTCTTGGCCCAGGGGTTTGCGGACCATAAGCCGGACCTGATTCGTCGGGCTAAATCCCTGTTGGTGCGCCTGGGCAAACGGCAGGATGTTCATCTGGAGCAGGCCATTTGTGCCCTGTTCCTGGGGCAAACGGAGGAAGCCAGCCATGCCCTGGAGCTGAGTCGGGAATATGAGGCCATCACCTTCATTCGCAACCATTCCCACAGTTCCCCCGATTGGTTGCCAGGACTGTGCCTGTATGCGGAGCAATGGCTCCGGGAAGAGGTGTTCCCCCATTTTCGGGATTTGGCTCTGTGCGAAGCCACCCTCAAGGAATACTTTGCCGATGGCCAGGTGCAAAGCTATTTGGAAACCATGCCGAGGGACACCAGTGCCCTAACCCCAGAGTGGGAAAGTGCCAGCCCCTTTAGCACGGGGGTCTTGGGGCTGCGATCGACCCGCACCGGTTGGGCCGAGGGCACGGATCCCAGCGGGGGCAGTTCTACTGTGGCTCCCACGTCTGGACTGGGGGGCGATCGTAGCGGCGGAGCCTCAACCCGTTTGCCTAGTGGCTCCCCGGATCCGGCGGGGTTGGAGAGTGGGCCGCGATCGATCGCCGCCGATACCGCTGGTGGCCGCACCGCCCCCGCCCCTGCCAGTGGAACCCGCCGCGATTCGGACAGTCGCAGCAGCCGTCGCCACCGCCGCTCCACCACCCCGCCCCCCAGTGGCGATGCTCCCCGCCCCCTCTCCGTGCTATCGGATGTACAGCGGGGAATCGATCGGCCCCCTAAAACCGCCAGTCAGCCCTTCAAGGGGGGACGCATGTTGCTATTGGGGGGCACGGGTCTATTGATGCTCTGGGGCTTGGTGTTTGTGGTGGCCAATTTAACGGGGGTGTTCGGTACCAACAGCCCCAATTCGACCGACCCCTTGGCGAACAGTGGCCAACTGAGCATCCGTCTGGATGAACCCCTGCTGGCTCCCTTCACCCCTGACCCCCTGGAGACCGGCCTGACGGCCCTCCCCACCAACCTCACCACCCCAGAGGAGGCGAAACAATTCGTGGAAGCATGGCTCCAGGCGAAGGGGGAAGCCATGGGCAAGGATCACAATACGGAACCCCTGAGTGCCATTTTGACGGGGGAGGAACTCCGATTTCGCCAAAGAGCGGCCCAATCTGCCCAGGAAGAAGGCTACTATGCCACCTACAACCATGAGGTGACGGTGGAGGACTTCCAAGTTGATGAAACTAGCCCCGATCGGGCCACGGTCATTGCCAAGGTTAAAGAAGTGGCGGTTTTTTATAAGGACAATCAGGTGGATGATGCCTCGTCCTATGAAGAAAGTCTGCGGTTACAATACAGTTTTTTGAAGGAAGGGGATCAGTGGCGCATCGATCGCATGAAGTTTTTATCATCGGAAAATTAGCCCTCTATCATTAGCCCCCTATCATTAGCCCCCTATGGAGATCTCCCCCTGGCCCGAAGAGCATGAGCTGTTAGATGTGGATGGTGTACAGCAGGTGTTGCGGCGATCGCGGGCCTCCGTCTACCGCTATGCCAACACGGATCCCAAGGGCAAGATCCTCAACCTCCCCTTCGATGCCCATCTCCTCAATCCTGAACACCGGCGGGATGCCCAGGAACCCCTGCTGTTCCACCCCAATGAGGTGGCCCGCTTTGCCCGCGATATTCTCCATGTGCGGGATGTCCGGGTGGAAATCCTGGAAACCCCTGACAGCAAGACCCAAAAAGTTCTGCTGTTGATCGTGGAGGAATTACAACAAATTCGCCGCTTACTGGAACAGGATCCCAGTCCCAGGGATCCCCACCCCTAAACCTTGCCGCCCCAGAACGGGTAGGCTCTCCTTAGATTTGGGTGCAAATAGTACAGTCGGATACAAACCAAGGAGCTAGAACGGTAGGTTTATGGTGGGGGCGCTGAGCGCCCCCACCATAAACTCAGGAGAGCCAACGGATATCAACGTAAGCCGGGACAGTGGAGCGCTCCATGCCCCCCTGTCCCGTTAATCTTGTCCCGCTTGAAGCGGTAAGCCCCCAGAACATCACGGTATAGTGACTAGTAGGGGTTCCGGCCCCTATTCCCCACCCTTTTCAAGACCCCCACCGTGACCACTGCCACCGCTTTTCCCCCAGATTTTAATCCCGACAGCGCCGCCCCCTTCCCCGCCCCGGACACCACCCCCACTCCCCCGCGCATCTGCATCCTGGGGGGAGGTTTTGGAGGGCTGTATACCGCTCTGCGCCTGGGGCAATTGGCCTGGGACGGGGAGACTCCGCCGGAGATTGTTTTAATTGACCAGGGCGATCGCTTCGTCTTTTTGCCCCTCCTCTATGAATTGGTGACCGAAGAACTGGAAACCTGGGAAATTGCCCCCCCCTTCACGGAATTGCTCCAACATACCCCTGTGCGCTTTGTCCAGGGAACCGTGAGCGCCATTGATGTGGCTGAGCAACGGGTGATGCTGGCGGATGGCCAGGGGTTTCATTGGGATCGCTTGGTCTTGGCCCTGGGCAGCGAAACGCCCCTAGGGGGAGTGCCGGGGGTGGCCGACCATGCCTTGGCCTTCCGCACGGTGCAGGATGTCTACCAGTTGAAGGAACGCCTGCGCCTATTAGAACAAAGTCACCGGGACAAAATCCGGGTGGCCATTGTGGGGGCGGGCTATAGCGGCATTGAGTTGGCCTGTAAGCTGGCGGATCGCCTCGGCGATCGGGGCCGGATCCGCCTCATCGAGCGGGACTATCAAATTTTGTCCCATTCCCCAGAATTTAACCGGGAATCCGTGCGCCAATCCCTCCAGGAGCGGGGCATTTGGCTGGATCTGGAAACCACGGTCCAGTCCATCAGCGCTGACTCCATCGCCCTGGACTATCGGAACGAGGTGGAATCGATTCCCGTGGATCTGGTGCTGTGGACGGTGGGCAATCAGGTGGTGCCGGTGGTGCAATCCCTGCCCTTGCCCCGCACGCCCCAAGGACGGCTGTCCATTGAGCCGACCCTCCAGGTGGTGGGCCACCCCCATATTTTTGCCCTGGGAGACTTGGCGGAGGGTCGGGATGGCAGCGGCCAAAAAATACCCCCCACGGCCCAAGCTGCGTTTCAACAGGCGGACTATGCGGGCTGGAATCTGTGGGCCTCCCTGGAGGATCGGCCCCTGCTGCCGTTCCGGTACCAGCACCTGGGGGAAATGATGGCCCTGGGCATCGACTCCGCCACGGTTTCGGGCCTGGGTCTCTCCCTCAATGGACCCCTAGCCCATGTGATGCGCCGCTTGGCCTATCTCTACCGGATGCCGACCCTAGAACACCAACTGCGGGTTGGTTTCCATTGGATCACCCGCCCCTTCCAGGATTTCTTGAATCCCTCTAAGCTGGATTAACCCATGTCTTGAAGCCCAGATCCCCGGTTTCTGGGTCGGGGATCGGGAGCATCCCAGTTTGGCACCTTGCTCTTCATCCCTCATCCCCCAACCCCTTCTCCCAGGGCGGGAGAAGGGGAGCCAGAACGTTAAAGTCCTGATCTTGGCCCCCCGATACCCCCAATTCTGGGGGGAAATGCAATCTTATTCCCCTCCTGGGAGGGGTTAGGGGTGGGTTTGACCTGGGGATCGCAGCAGAGGATTAGCAATACTCCGAGTTATGTGTACACGGTAGCTAGCACCCTATGCAAGTTAACGGGGTCCCGCCGATCGAAAAATACGATTGAGTAAGACGGGGGCAATGTTCTGCACCGGCAACACCTCCTTGGCGGCCCCCAGGGCGATCGCCTCCCGAGGCATCCCAAAAACCACACAGCTCTCTTCATCTTGGGCAATGGTGTAGCTGCCCGCCTGGGCCAGGGTCTGGAGTCCTACCGCCCCATCATTGCCCATGCCCGTTAACAAGACTCCCACCGCCGATCGCCGATAATAGGCCGCCACACTGTTGAACAACACCGTCACGGAGGGGCGATGGCCAGAACTGGGGAGCTGGTTCGACAACTGGAAATGGCCTTGGGCATCAATCACCAAATGGTAATGATCCGGGGCAAGGTAAATATAACCGGCCTGGGGCACTGTTCCGGCTTGGGCCACCTGCACCGTCAAGGCACAGGACTGATTGAGCCAACTCACCAACCCCGGCAGAAACCCTTCGCTAATGTGTTGGACACAGACAATGGGCACGGGAAATGACGCAGGCAACGCCCCCAACAGCACCTGCAGGGCTTGGGGACCACCGGTGGATGCGCCAATGGCCAGGATCCGAGGTGCCCGAATATCCAGGGCGATGAACGGTGAGTCGGTGGCCTTGAGGGGGGGAAGACTGGCGGCGGTGGTCGATCGCCCCGGCAGGGCGGATTCAGGGGCTAGGGCTTTGCGCTGGGTGAACACCTTAATCCCCGCCAACAGTTTGACCTTATGGATCAGGTCTAGCTTATTTTTCTCATATTCTGAACTTAAACCCGTGCGGGGTTTCGGGAAGACCTCCAACGCCCCCGCCTCCAAGATTTGAAAAACATTACTGGTGTCTTCTTCCTGCACCGATGCACTAATGACCAAAATAGGGCGGGGATAATCCTCCATCAGCCGCCGGGTCAGCTCCAGCCCCCCCATCCTGGGCATGTGGAAATCGGTACAGACAATATCCGGCCTCGCCCCAGGAATCGCGGCCAAGGCATCTACGCCATTACTGGCGGTGCCCACGATTTCCAAATCTGCACTGCTACCGAGGATTCGTTTAAGAATGGTGAGGGCAATGGGGGAGTCTTCCACCAAGAAAACCCGAATAGGAGGGGCAGGCATAGGATTGTCCTAGGCTAAATTAAACGCTGAAGGGTGTCTAAGAGCAGATCCTGGCTAAAACTACCTTTGGTGATGTAGGCATTAGCACCGGCCTCAGCCCCCCGCCGGCGATCGTCGTCGCTGGCCAGGGTCGTCACCAAAATCACAGGAATTTCATTGTATTCCTGGTGTTGGCGAATGCGGGCAGTTAACCCTAATCCATCCAAATTGGGCATTTGGACATCAGACACCACCGCATCGATCGGGTGATTTTGCAGCTTATGAAAGCCATCCAAGCCATCCACAGCGGTAATAACACCATACCCTGCTGCCTCTAGGATACGCTTCTCCTGGGTGCGGGTGGCAATGGAATCCTCCACCAGCAAGATTGTATTGTGTTGCTGGGTGCTAGAAGTAGGGGCGATCGGGGTGGTCAGGGTTCCCCGTTTACGGCGCACCGACTGGATCAGATCTTGGGGATTCAGCACCATACACACATCCCCCGTCCCCAGGATTGTCGCCCCGGAAATATTGCGCACCCGCTTCAGCAGTTGGCTTTGGGGTTTCAAGACCACATCCTGCTCATCCACCAAGTCATCCACAAACAGGCCCAGGCGATCGGTCCCTGCCCGCACAATAATGCAGGGCATCCGCTGTTGTTTTTGGCCACTGGACAGACCACTCCCGGAAATTTCCAACAGATCCGCCAGCTTGGCCACAGACACCGGTTGTTGATCATAGACAATGGTTTCCCGGCCCTCAATGGTGAAGATATCCCCTGGAGCCACTAAATAGGCCGTTTGCACATACTCCACCGGAATGGCATAGTTACGGCCCTGGATGGCCACAATCATGACATGGGCCGTGGTTAGGGTGGTGCCCAGGGAGACCCGCAACAGACAGCCTTGACCGGGGGTAGACTCCACCTCAATCCGTCCCTTGAGGCGCTCCACATTGGTCTGCAACACATCCAGCCCCACCCCCCGGCCTGAAATCTCCGTGACCATGCTACAGGTGGAGAACCCCGGTTGCAGAATCAGGTTTTGGATTTGGCCCTCGGTCAAGGTGT
Encoded proteins:
- a CDS encoding IMS domain-containing protein, which gives rise to MRIPLDYYRILGLPIQATSDQLQQAHRDRVLQLPRREYSGLAISARRELLDEAYNTLAQPQLRQEYDSKFVRSDGGRMEGSRQGERSQPGPHIDIEESQAVGALLLFQELGEYELVLQLGTPLLTRSAQRHQGSDGEMIYADTSLTVALAYLELGREYWHQGHYESAANALESGQDLLMREGLFTTVRGEIKGDLYKLRPYRVLELVALPDENQVERRKGIQILRDMIQERGGIDGNGDDQSGLTIDDFLRFVQQLRDYLTTEEQQALFEAEARRPSAVATYLCVYALLAQGFADHKPDLIRRAKSLLVRLGKRQDVHLEQAICALFLGQTEEASHALELSREYEAITFIRNHSHSSPDWLPGLCLYAEQWLREEVFPHFRDLALCEATLKEYFADGQVQSYLETMPRDTSALTPEWESASPFSTGVLGLRSTRTGWAEGTDPSGGSSTVAPTSGLGGDRSGGASTRLPSGSPDPAGLESGPRSIAADTAGGRTAPAPASGTRRDSDSRSSRRHRRSTTPPPSGDAPRPLSVLSDVQRGIDRPPKTASQPFKGGRMLLLGGTGLLMLWGLVFVVANLTGVFGTNSPNSTDPLANSGQLSIRLDEPLLAPFTPDPLETGLTALPTNLTTPEEAKQFVEAWLQAKGEAMGKDHNTEPLSAILTGEELRFRQRAAQSAQEEGYYATYNHEVTVEDFQVDETSPDRATVIAKVKEVAVFYKDNQVDDASSYEESLRLQYSFLKEGDQWRIDRMKFLSSEN
- the cheB gene encoding chemotaxis-specific protein-glutamate methyltransferase CheB → MPAPPIRVFLVEDSPIALTILKRILGSSADLEIVGTASNGVDALAAIPGARPDIVCTDFHMPRMGGLELTRRLMEDYPRPILVISASVQEEDTSNVFQILEAGALEVFPKPRTGLSSEYEKNKLDLIHKVKLLAGIKVFTQRKALAPESALPGRSTTAASLPPLKATDSPFIALDIRAPRILAIGASTGGPQALQVLLGALPASFPVPIVCVQHISEGFLPGLVSWLNQSCALTVQVAQAGTVPQAGYIYLAPDHYHLVIDAQGHFQLSNQLPSSGHRPSVTVLFNSVAAYYRRSAVGVLLTGMGNDGAVGLQTLAQAGSYTIAQDEESCVVFGMPREAIALGAAKEVLPVQNIAPVLLNRIFRSAGPR
- a CDS encoding NAD(P)/FAD-dependent oxidoreductase codes for the protein MTTATAFPPDFNPDSAAPFPAPDTTPTPPRICILGGGFGGLYTALRLGQLAWDGETPPEIVLIDQGDRFVFLPLLYELVTEELETWEIAPPFTELLQHTPVRFVQGTVSAIDVAEQRVMLADGQGFHWDRLVLALGSETPLGGVPGVADHALAFRTVQDVYQLKERLRLLEQSHRDKIRVAIVGAGYSGIELACKLADRLGDRGRIRLIERDYQILSHSPEFNRESVRQSLQERGIWLDLETTVQSISADSIALDYRNEVESIPVDLVLWTVGNQVVPVVQSLPLPRTPQGRLSIEPTLQVVGHPHIFALGDLAEGRDGSGQKIPPTAQAAFQQADYAGWNLWASLEDRPLLPFRYQHLGEMMALGIDSATVSGLGLSLNGPLAHVMRRLAYLYRMPTLEHQLRVGFHWITRPFQDFLNPSKLD